The following are encoded together in the Balaenoptera acutorostrata chromosome 9, mBalAcu1.1, whole genome shotgun sequence genome:
- the MADD gene encoding MAP kinase-activating death domain protein isoform X20, giving the protein MVQKKKSCPRLLDYLVIVGARHPSSDSVAQTPELLRRYPLEDHAEFPLPPDVVFFCQPEGCLSVRQRRMSLREDTSFVFTLTDKDTGVTRYGICVNFYRSFQKRMPKEKGEAGAGSRGKEGPHATCISEEVGAESSESGPSLQPPSADSTPDVNQSPRGRRRAKAESRSRNSTLTSLCVLSHYPFFSTFRECLYTLKRLVDCCSERLLGKKLGIPRGIQRGTMWRIFTGALLVEEKSSALLHDLREIEAWIYRLLRSPVPVSGQKRVDIEVLPQELQQALTFALPDPSRFTLVDFPLHLPLELLGVDACLQVLTCILLEHKVVLQSRDYNALSMSVMAFVAMIYPLEYMFPVIPLLPTCMASAEQLLLAPTPYIIGVPASFFLYKLDFKMPDDVWLVDLDSSRVIAPTNAELLPILPEPESLELKKHLKQALASMSLNTQPILNLEKFHEGQEIPLLLGRPSNDLQSTPSTEFNPLIYGNDVDSVDVATRVAMVRFFNSPNVLQGFQMHTRTLRLFPRPVVAFQAGSFLASRPRQTPFAEKLARTQAVEYFGEWILNPTNYAFQRIHNNTFDPALIGDKPKWYTHQLQPVHYRVYDSSSHLAEALSVPPEHDSDSDPTDDSGSDSMDYDDSSSSYSSLGDFVSEMMKCDINGDTPNVDPLTHAALGDASEVAIDELQSQKEVEEPGPDSENSQENPPLRSSSSTTASSSPSTVIHGASSEPADSTEMDDKAAVGVSKSLPSVPPSIGKANVDRRQTEIGEGSVRRRTYDNPYFEPQYGFPPEEDDDEQGESYTPRFSQHVSGNRAQKLLRPNSLKLASDSDAESDSRASSPTSTVSNNSTEGFGGIMSFASSLYRNHSTSFSLSNLTLPTKGAREKTTPFPSLKVFGLNTLMEIVTEAGPGSGEGNRRALVDQKSSVIKHSPTVKREPPSPQGRSSNSSENQQFLKEVVHSVLDGQGVGWLNTKKVRRLLESEQLRVFVLSKLNRTVQSEDEARQDIIPDVEISRKVYKGMLDLLKCTVLSLEQSYAHAGLGGMASIFALLEIAQTHYYSKEPDKRKRSPTESVNTPIGKDPGLAGRGDPKAMAQLRVPQLGPRAPSASGKSPKELDTRSLKEENFVASIELWNKHQEVKRQKALEKQRPEVIKPAFDLGETEERKSQVSADSGVSLTSGPQRTDPDSVLGVSPAVMIRSSSQDSEVSTVVSNSSGETLGADSDLSSNAGDGPGGEGSIHLAGSRGTLSDSEIETNSATSAIFGKAHSLKPSVKEKLVGSPVRFSEDVSQRVYLYEGLLGRDRGSMWDQLEDAAMETFSISKERSTLWDQMQFWEDAFLDAVMLEREGMGMDQGPQEMIDRYLSLGEHDRKRLEDDEDRLLATLLHNLISYMLLMKVNKNDIRKKVRRLMGKSHIGLVYSQQINEALDQLANLNGRDLSIRSSGSRHMKKQTFVVHAGTDTNGDIFFMEVCDDCVVLRSNIGTVYERWWYEKLINMTYCPKTKVLCLWRRNGSETQLNKFYTKKCRELYYCVKDSMERAAARQQSIKPGPELGGEFPVQDMKTGEGGLLQVTLEGINLKFMHNQFLKLKKW; this is encoded by the exons ATGGTGCAAAAGAAGAAGTCCTGTCCTCGGTTACTTGACTACCTAGTGATCGTAGGGGCCAG GCACCCGAGCAGTGATAGCGTGGCCCAGACTCCAGAATTGCTACGGCGATACCCGTTAGAGGATCACGCCGAGTTTCCCTTGCCCCCGGACGTCGTGTTCTTCTGCCAGCCGGAGGGCTGCCTGAGTGTGCGGCAACGGCGCATGAGCCTGCGCGAGGACACCTCTTTTGTCTTCACTCTCACCGACAAGGACACTGGGGTCACGCGTTATGGCATCTGTGTTAACTTCTACCGCTCCTTCCAAAAGCGCATGCCTAAGGAAAAGGGGGAGGCCGGGGCAGGGTCCCGTGGGAAGGAAGGACCCCATGCCACCTGCATCTCAGAAGAGGTTGGCGCCGAGAGCTCGGAGAGTGGCCCGTCCCTGCAGCCTCCAAGTGCCGACTCTACCCCGGATGTGAACCAGTCTCCTCGGGGCAGACGCCGGGCCAAGGCGGAGAGCCGTTCCCGCAACAGCACTCTGACGTCCCTGTGTGTGCTCAGCCATTACCCCTTCTTCTCCACCTTCCGAGAGTGTCTGTACACCCTCAAACGTCTGGTGGACTGCTGTAGTGAGCGACTGCTGGGCAAGAAACTGGGCATCCCTCGAGGCATACAGAG GGGCACCATGTGGCGCATCTTCACGGGAGCGTTGTTAGTGGAGGAGAAGTCAAGTGCCCTTCTGCACGACCTTCGAGAGATCGAGGCCTGGATCTATCGATTGCTGCGCTCCCCAGTACCCGTCTCAGGGCAGAAGCGAGTGGACATTGAGGTCCTGCCCCAGGAGCTCCAGCAGGCTCTGACCTTTGCTCTTCCAGACCCCTCTCGATTCACCCTAGTGGATTTCCCACTGCACCTCCCCTTGGAACTTCTGGGTGTGGATGCCTGTCTTCAGGTGCTAACCTGCATCCTGTTAGAACACAAG GTGGTGCTGCAGTCCCGAGACTACAACGCACTCTCCATGTCTGTGATGGCATTTGTGGCAATGATTTATCCCTTGGAGTATATGTTTCCTGTTAtcccactgctgcccacctgcatgGCGTCTGCAGAACAG CTGCTGTTGGCTCCAACACCGTACATCATCGGGGTCCCTGCCAGCTTCTTCCTCTACAAACTGGACTTCAAAATGCCTGACGATGTATGGCTGGTGGATCTGGACAGCAGCAGG GTGATTGCCCCCACCAATGCAGAACTGCTACCTATCCTGCCAGAGCCAGAATCATTAGAgttgaaaaaacatttaaaacag GCCCTCGCCAGCATGAGTCTCAACACCCAGCCCATCCTCAATCTGGAGAAATTCCACGAAGGCCAGGAGATCCCTCTTCTCTTGGGAAGGCCTTCTAATGACCTGCAGTCTACACCTTCCACTGAATTCAACCCACTCATCTATGGCAACGATGTGGATTCTGTGGATGTCGCAACCAG AGTGGCCATGGTCCGTTTCTTCAACTCCCCCAACGTGCTGCAGGGCTTTCAGATGCACACACGTACCCTGCGTCTCTTCCCGCGGCCCGTGGTAGCTTTCCAAGCTGGCTCCTTTCTAGCCTCACGTCCCCGGCAGACTCCTTTTGCTGAGAAACTGGCCAGGACTCAGGCTGTGGAGTACTTCGGAGAATGGATCCTCAACCCCACCAACTATGCCTTTCAGCGGATTCACAACA ACACGTTCGATCCAGCCCTGATAGGCGACAAGCCGAAGTGGTACACCCACCAGCTGCAGCCTGTCCACTATCGAGTGTATGACAGCAGTTCCCATCTGGCTGAGGCGCTGAGCGTGCCACCGGAGCACGACTCTGACTCTGACCCTACTGATGACAG CGGCAGTGATAGTATGGATTATGATGACTCAAGCTCTTCTTACTCTTCCCTTGGTGACTTTGTCAGTGAGATGATGAAATGTGACATCAATGGTGATACTCCTA ACGTGGATCCTCTGACACACGCGGCACTGGGGGATGCCAGTGAGGTAGCTATTGATGAGCTGCAGAGCCAGAAGGAAGTAGAGGAACCTGGCCCAGACAGCGAGAACTCTCAGGAAAACCCCCCTCTGCGTTCCAGCTCCAGCACCACCGCCAGCAGTAGCCCCAGCACCGTTATCCATGGAGCCAGTTCT GAACCTGCCGACTCAACGGAGATGGATGATAAGGCAGCAGTAGGCGTCTCCAAGTCCCTCCCCAGCGTGCCTCCCAGCATTGGCAAAGCGAACGTGGACAGGCGTCAGACAGAAATTGGAGAGGGGTCAGTGCGCCGGCGAACCTATGACAATCCGTACTTCGAGCCCCAGTATGGCTTTCCCCCTGAGGAAGATGATGATGAGCAGGGGGAAAGTTACACTCCCCGATTCAGCCAACATGTCAGTGGCAATCG GGCTCAAAAGCTGCTGCGGCCCAACAGCTTGAAACTGGCAAGTGACTCAGATGCAGAGTCAGACTCTCGAGCGAGCTCGCCCACCTCCACCGTCTCCAACAACAGCACTGAGGGCTTCGGGGGCATCATGTCTTTTGCCA GCAGCCTGTATCGGAACCACAGTACGAGCTTCAGTCTTTCAAATCTCACACTGCCTACCAAAGGAGCGCGAGAGAAGACCACACCCTTCCCCAGTCTGAAAG TATTTGGGCTAAATACTCTAATGGAGATTGTTACTGAAGCCGGCCCCGGGAGTGGTGAAG GAAACAGGAGGGCCTTAGTGGACCAGAAGTCATCGGTCATTAAACACAGCCCAACAGTGAAAAGAGAGCCTCCATCACCTCAGGGTCGATCCAGCAATTCTAg tgagaaccagcagttcCTGAAGGAGGTGGTGCACAGCGTGCTGGACGGCCAGGGAGTTGGCTGGCTCAACACGAAGAAGGTGCGACGGCTGCTGGAGAGCGAGCAGCTGAGAGTCTTTGTCCTGAGCAAGCTGAACCGCACGGTGCAGTCAGAGGACGAGGCCCGGCAGGACATCATCCCAGATGTG GAGATCAGTCGGAAGGTGTACAAGGGCATGTTAGACCTGCTCAAGTGCACGGTCCTCAGTCTGGAGCAGTCCTACGCCCACGCTGGTCTGGGTGGCATGGCCAGCATCTTTGCGCTTCTGGAGATCGCCCAGACCCACTACTATAGTAAAG AACCAGACAAGCGGAAGAGAAGTCCAACGGAGAGTGTAAATACACCAATTGGCAAGGATCCTGGCCTGGCTGGGCGGGGGGACCCAAAGGCCATGGCACAGCTGAGAGTCCCCCAGCTGGGACCTCGGGCACCAAGTGCCTCAGGAAAGAGTCCCAAGGAACTGGACACCAGAAGTCTAAAGGAGGAGAACTTTGTAGCATCTATCG AATTGTGGAACAAGCACCAGGAAGTGAAAAGGCAAAAAGCTTTGGAAAAACAGA GGCCTGAAGTAATCAAACCCGCCTTCGACCTTGGTGAGACAGAGGAGAGAAAGTCCCAAGTCAGCGCAGACAGTGGTGTGAGCCTGACATCTGGTCCCCAG AGGACTGATCCAGATTCTGTCCTTGGTGTGAGTCCGGCCGTTATGATCCGAAGCTCAAGTCAGGACTCTGAAGTTAGCACCGTG gtgaGTAATAGCTCTGGAGAGACCCTTGGAGCGGACAGTGACCTGAGCAGCAATGCAGGTGACGGACCAGGCGGTGAGGGCAGCATCCACTTGGCAGGCTCTAGAGGCACTTTGTCTGATAGTGAAATTGAAACCAACTCTGCCACCAGTGCCATCTTT GGTAAAGCCCACAGCTTGAAGCCAAGTGTAAAGGAGAAGCTGGTGGGCAGCCCAGTTCGCTTTTCTGAAGATGTAAGCCAGCGAGTCTATCTCTACGAGGGGCTCCTAG GAAGGGACAGAGGATCGATGTGGGACCAGTTAGAGGATGCTGCTATGGAGACCTTTTCTATAA GCAAAGAGCGTTCTACTTTATGGGACCAAATGCAGTTCTGGGAAGATGCGTTCTTAGATGCTGTGATGTTGGAGAGAGAAGGGATGGGTATGGACCAGGGTCCCCAGGAAATGATAGACAG GTACCTGTCCCTAGGAGAACATGACCGGAAGCGCCTAGAGGATGATGAAGATCGTTTGCTGGCCACGCTCTTGCACAACCTCATCTCCTACATGCTGCTGATGAAG GTAAATAAGAATGATATCCGGAAGAAGGTGAGGCGCCTGATGGGAAAGTCGCATATTGGGCTTGTGTACAGCCAGCAAATCAACGAAGCGCTTGACCAGCTGGCAAACCTG AATGGACGAGATCTCTCTATCCGGTCCAGTGGCAGCCGGCACATGAAGAAGCAGACATTTGTGGTACATGCGGGGACAGACACAAATGGAGATATCTTTTTCATGGAG